The stretch of DNA GTTTTCAGTTGATAGCCTAGTTTTACAGTGGTTAGTTCCCGATGAGTTTCGTACAGATCTTTCTGTTCAAGAAATTACTGTAGGTTATAGTTTAGCTCACTTACCGTTAGTATTATGGTTTCCAAGGACTTTCATTGAATTTATTCTTTATTATGGCGGTGGAATGATTATTGTATTAATTGGTTTTACAGCCATTTTGTTTGAACGTTCTTTTCGTTTAAAAGGGATATTCTATGGACTCATTTATAGTGCTGTTTCATTGTTAATCCTTTTGACTCCTATATATTTACTTCAAAGTAATTACTTTTATCCAACGGAACTGGTTTTCTTAGAAATAGGAGCAGGGTTAATAGTATTAATGGGTGCTATTTGGATTGGCAATTTCCTTTTGAAAAATAAAATAAGGGTTTGATAGGAGGTTACATTAATGAAACGGTATTGGAAAATCATCTTATTTTGTATGATTACAGTCATCACTATTGGGACTTTTTATATACAATCTAGTTTAGCTGATATGGATTATGCAAAAGTTGAATTTGAAAAGGTAAGTGGTAATGAGAATGAATTGGATGAATTATTATTATATGGTGGACATGTAGCTGGTAACATGCATAAATATTTACAAATCTCTAGCAAAGATACAATTAATCTAGATGTGAAAAATCAATCTCTTCTTCTAGGTGGTACGAGTATTGAGCCGTCATATAAAGAATTAATAGAAGAGAACAGAGATTTTATGCGAGGAAAAACTTTATATTACAATCTTTTCTATAAAGATGAAAATCTATTGGCATATGCTAATGTTAAAGGCAAGGATTTCACACAATTTCCAGTAGAATACTTATTGAAAATTGACATATTAAATAAAAAATCAGAAGAAACGACTTCAATTCAACTTGATGTACCAAATGATGAGGAATACGATTTTCTTGAAGTTATAGAAGTCCAAGTTGTAGATGGTAAATTACAGGTATTTATAAGAGGTTCTCGGTTTGAGAGCGGAGATGAGCTAAATGTATACACATTTGATATAGATGAACAAAAGCTAGTAAATAAAGAATTGATTCTTGCTAGACCAACTACAGAAAATTATAGTTCAGAAATAAGATTAATTAGTGATTCTTACTCTATTAAACCGGAAAAGTATCTTTTAATAAGAACGGATATTTATAATGAAGAAACAATAAATACTAACCCTAATAAAGAATTAGTATCAAAAGAAATGATCGTTTATAACTTGGAAAATAACCAATCTAAGAAAGTAAACATATCTGATGAAAAACTAGAATCTATACATTGGGCTACAATCAATGATTCCACAATATTTACTTCTCCTCAGTCTGAAAGTGAGTTTGAGATAAGTCAGTATGATATTGAAAAGGCCCAATGGAAGAATACTATACCAATGGATTTACAGGATGGAAGCAATGGTGAGGACACTCCATTTATGAAAATAATGAATGGAAAACTTTATTTAATAAAATCAACGAATAATGTTCAATCCATTTATATAAGAGATTTATCATCAGGAGAACTGTTATATGAAGGGAAATTAAAAGTGAAAAACTCAAATGCAGATCAAGAGTATGGACGAATAAACATTATAGACATTGATTTTGTTCGATAAAAGAAATACAACAATATCTAAATATCTCAACATTAAAAACAAGACTCTTAAGAGGAAGAGCTTTACTGAAAGTATGAATGATGTAAAGCTAGTTCTAATTTTCATTATTGCTGATAAAAGCAGGACAGCACTTTCATTTTTCTTTCTGGAGTATAACTTTTAAAATATTTTAAAGATATACTCGTTTTGTCTTTAAATCCATGAACGTTTGAAGTAGTCAAGACTTTATTGAATAAGTTCTTGGCTACTTTTTTTGTAAGTTTATGGGAACTTACATGCTAGTTTACGCGTATAAGAACATAGACTCATCATTGGAGGATAACAAATGAATGTAAAGTATAAAAAAAATATGTTACAAAAAGTAGCTGGGGTAGCTTGGTTAATTGTTATGATGTTGAACATTGGACAATTAATAATCCTACATAATGTGCCAATGCCTGATCGATTTACTGGACTTGTTCTCTTAAATGTCATTCTTAGTTTTGTGATAGCTGTCAATTATTTTCGATTACCTTTAATTGATTATCTAAGATTAGATGACAAAGAATTATCTATCCATAGAGGACTAGTAAGAAGACGTAAAATTATCAGAATGAAAGAAATTGAGAGAACGAAATATCAGTGGGATTGTTTATTTTTAATACTGAGAGATGGTAAAGAAGTTAAAATTAGACCGAAATTAATTACCATTAGTGATTTTGAGAGAGTAGAAGTTAAATTGGAAGAGGTATTAAAAGTTAACTAGAGATAAGATGGTTAATTCATATATCATTTTGGAGGGGAAGCTGTTGAAAAAAGTATTGATATTAATAAGTGTAGTGTTCATACTGATGCCTCTTTACGCCTGTAGTAATTCTGATCAACAACTGATTATAAGTAAAGAAGAAGTGCAACTGTCCTTCTATGAAAAAGAGACAGAGGCTTACAAAATTACATATACTAGTGATGGTTTGGGAGTGAATGGTTATCTCGTAAAACCAAGAAAAATAGAAGGAAAAGCACCCGTACTCATCTTCAATAGGGGAGGAAATCGTGAATTTGGTGCGATTAATGAACAAGCATTACAGTATTTATCATTTTGGGCTGATAAGGGTTTTGTTGTCCTCGTATCTCAATATCGTGGAAATGCAGGAGGTGAAGGTCAAGAACAATTTGGTGGAGAGGATGTAAATGATGTCCTTAAACTAGTTGATGTTGCACGAGAACTACCTTATGTGGATACTGATAATATCGTAATGTTAGGTGCATCAAGAGGTGGAATGATGACGTATTTAGCGATTAAACATGGAATCGATATAAAAGCCGCAGTTATTGTTAGTGGTATGTCTGATTTGTTTCATACGTATGAAAATCGTGAACAGGGAATGAAGGACACGCTACAACAATTGGTTGGAGATCCAGAGGCAGATAGAGACGAGTATGAGAAACGCTCCGCGGTATTTTGGACAGATGAAATTGATGTACCTGTATTAATTTTACACGGTGATGCAGACTGGCGGGTTCCAATCGAACAAGCAGAAGAATTAGTCGAAAGCATGCAGGAAACGAAAAATGCACATAAGTTTGTAGTATATCCTAATGGTGATCATGGGTTAAAAAACTATTTTGATGAATATACAGATGAAGCATTGAAATGGTTCAATCATCATCTTCAAATAAAGTGAAAATATGATCAGTGTCCACTACTAATGATTTATTGAGCCAATTGTACAATGATTGACGTCTATTTTCTTACGTTTTAAATTAGCGTTAGTTAACACGAGATCAATGCGAGAGAATAAGAGGTGTAAATGTGTTAATCAGAAAAGCAACCTATTATGATATTACAAGCATTCAACAAGTTGCGACGATAACATGGAATGATACATATTAAGATATTTCGGAAGAAGCACAAGCTGATTTTTTGAGAAATGCATATTCGAAGCAAGTGATGAACAAACGAGTTGAGGATACGATAATATTAGTAGCGGAAGTAAATGATCGTGTAGTCGGCTTTGCAAACTTTTCAGGTGAAGGTAATGAACAGCAGTCTGCATACTTACTAGCTATCTATATAATACACCCTGATTTTCAAAATCAAAAAATAGGTTCTGCTCTTTTAAATAAAGGTTTGCAGGAACTAAATGAAGCAAAACAATTAATCGTTGATGTAGAGAAGGAGAATCACGATGGTATAGCCTTCTATAAGGGAAGAGGATTTGAAGTGGTGAAACAGTATGAAGAAGATTTCTTCGGTCACCATTTACAAACTGTTCAAATGAGCCTTGATTTATGTAACTCAAAATAAAACTGATACCAGTGAAGAGTCTTCATCTAACTGGTATCAGTTTTTCTTTAGGTACTTACATTCCAAACAGTAAATCACTTGAAACTTGAGAAATTTATCATATTGATGAATGATGTATATGTGTGAGACGCTCCATCTGTTTACGGATTCTCTTAAACATAAATTCAAGTTGCCGTTTTATAAAAGATTTTAACGGGAATGAAATAAGCTGTAAGCACTGTGTTGACCTCTATTCATGTATTATTTTAACTTCGAATTTCCTTAATGCTTTCTCCTCCTAAAAAAGCATGTCCTGACTTTATTTCAGCTAAGGTTTCAAATCCATACTTTCGGTAAACTTGCGATATTTTTTCATTAGTCGGAAATATCCATAGTTTCTCAATTCTTTGTTTAACAGACTCGATCTGAATATATCGAATTAGTTCCCCTATAAGTCCCTTCCCTCTATATTCTTCTAAAGTGGCAACACATTCAACTTGTGCTTGGTTTCCTTTAGTGAATAAACAGGCTGTCGAGCACGCTACTCCTTCGGATCGAAGTAAATAG from Bacillus solimangrovi encodes:
- a CDS encoding alpha/beta hydrolase family protein, with product MKKVLILISVVFILMPLYACSNSDQQLIISKEEVQLSFYEKETEAYKITYTSDGLGVNGYLVKPRKIEGKAPVLIFNRGGNREFGAINEQALQYLSFWADKGFVVLVSQYRGNAGGEGQEQFGGEDVNDVLKLVDVARELPYVDTDNIVMLGASRGGMMTYLAIKHGIDIKAAVIVSGMSDLFHTYENREQGMKDTLQQLVGDPEADRDEYEKRSAVFWTDEIDVPVLILHGDADWRVPIEQAEELVESMQETKNAHKFVVYPNGDHGLKNYFDEYTDEALKWFNHHLQIK
- a CDS encoding GNAT family N-acetyltransferase, which gives rise to MSEEAQADFLRNAYSKQVMNKRVEDTIILVAEVNDRVVGFANFSGEGNEQQSAYLLAIYIIHPDFQNQKIGSALLNKGLQELNEAKQLIVDVEKENHDGIAFYKGRGFEVVKQYEEDFFGHHLQTVQMSLDLCNSK